A genome region from Rattus norvegicus strain BN/NHsdMcwi chromosome 17, GRCr8, whole genome shotgun sequence includes the following:
- the Nudt5 gene encoding ADP-sugar pyrophosphatase encodes METQEPKDSSPPTEQRILSEELISEGKWVKFEKTTYMDPTGKTRTWETVKLTTRKGKSADAVSVIPVLQRTLHHECIVLVKQFRPPMGGYCLEFPAGLIEDGESPEAAALRELEEETGYKGDIAECSPAVCMDPGLSNCTTHVVTVTINGDDAGNVRPKPKPGDGEFVEVISLPKNDLLTRLDALGAEDRLTVDARVYAYALALKHANAKPFEVPFLKF; translated from the exons ATGGAGACCCAAGAACCAAAAGACTCTTCTCCCCCCACCGAGCAGCGCATTCTTTCAGAGGAG TTGATCTCAGAAGGAAAATGGGTCAAATTTGAAAAAACAACTTACATGGACCCCACCGGTAAAACTAG AACCTGGGAAACAGTGAAGCTTACGACCAGGAAGGGAAAATCTGCTGATG CCGTGTCAGTCATACCAGTCCTGCAAAGAACGCTTCATCATGAGTGCATTGTCCTGGTGAAGCAGTTCCGGCCCCCGATGGGCGGCTACTGCCTGGAGTTCCCAGCAG GGCTCATCGAAGACGGGGAAAGCCCAGAAGCGGCTGCTCTGCGGGAGCTGGAGGAAGAGACTGGCTACAAAGGTGACATTGCTGAATGCTCTCCAG CTGTGTGTATGGATCCAGGCTTGTCAAACTGCACCACACACGTTGTGACAGTGACCATCAATGGAGATGACGCAGGAAATGTAAGGCCGAAACCCAAACCAG GGGACGGAG AGTTTGTGGAAGTGATTTCTTTACCAAAGAATGATCTGCTGACGAGACTTGACG ctctgggtgcagaagACCGTCTTACAGTGGACGCCAGGGTCTACGCCTATGCTCTGGCGCTGAAACATGCCAACGCCAAGCCCTTCGAAGTGCCCTTCCTCAAATTTTAA
- the Nudt5 gene encoding ADP-sugar pyrophosphatase isoform X1: METQEPKDSSPPTEQRILSEELISEGKWVKFEKTTYMDPTGKTRTWETVKLTTRKGKSADAVSVIPVLQRTLHHECIVLVKQFRPPMGGYCLEFPAGLIEDGESPEAAALRELEEETGYKGDIAECSPAVCMDPGLSNCTTHVVTVTINGDDAGNVRPKPKPEFVEVISLPKNDLLTRLDALGAEDRLTVDARVYAYALALKHANAKPFEVPFLKF; encoded by the exons ATGGAGACCCAAGAACCAAAAGACTCTTCTCCCCCCACCGAGCAGCGCATTCTTTCAGAGGAG TTGATCTCAGAAGGAAAATGGGTCAAATTTGAAAAAACAACTTACATGGACCCCACCGGTAAAACTAG AACCTGGGAAACAGTGAAGCTTACGACCAGGAAGGGAAAATCTGCTGATG CCGTGTCAGTCATACCAGTCCTGCAAAGAACGCTTCATCATGAGTGCATTGTCCTGGTGAAGCAGTTCCGGCCCCCGATGGGCGGCTACTGCCTGGAGTTCCCAGCAG GGCTCATCGAAGACGGGGAAAGCCCAGAAGCGGCTGCTCTGCGGGAGCTGGAGGAAGAGACTGGCTACAAAGGTGACATTGCTGAATGCTCTCCAG CTGTGTGTATGGATCCAGGCTTGTCAAACTGCACCACACACGTTGTGACAGTGACCATCAATGGAGATGACGCAGGAAATGTAAGGCCGAAACCCAAACCAG AGTTTGTGGAAGTGATTTCTTTACCAAAGAATGATCTGCTGACGAGACTTGACG ctctgggtgcagaagACCGTCTTACAGTGGACGCCAGGGTCTACGCCTATGCTCTGGCGCTGAAACATGCCAACGCCAAGCCCTTCGAAGTGCCCTTCCTCAAATTTTAA